From a single Drosophila sulfurigaster albostrigata strain 15112-1811.04 chromosome 3, ASM2355843v2, whole genome shotgun sequence genomic region:
- the LOC133841728 gene encoding stress-activated map kinase-interacting protein 1, whose protein sequence is MATYSNQHWLLSHIRNSFISTDDTGICETVMLSDDMPKHYLRRFQTATTTMDAHRRSGHRPPQATQQQRNSVPKTPDTATQSSQRSAPLQHMVPPRIADPPLQEVDFYCYPGLDLSDDEDLDMSTHSFDIQMYPEVGAHRFRSNTAQKLEKLDIAKRKAARIKSVNYNEEVLPPDRQDFFVRKPVNGRPAEKPSTSTATATVTKAEKTSEDDLSDEGVKSKLSEQLAKSPKQTQNRFIQYARFDGTAQVGMPTKRINVYVNMLPEPERNYPLKICVLSTAKIIEVIGLVCYKTTLQYPDAVQLKSVQHYALYMTEDNDDMDDFPPLDNREPCSKFGFSHLTLAERRPLAPVTRIDYQQGTKSITSMDDKAAVAAARALENINLNGDVTDGAAGTGDGGDSPQDHVKEYEKRLLNHNDMLEAPMHRTYRLSIIDKRFFKCDVTLSVSGERIEIDQHKNAKFWAQRKPVSTPIDLVAHCEIVEQRQLKALLRIWLKSNSSSGMSSSCTSAPISASITSLNAGNNTTGIAHSPGSPGHYPSHSSHSPFGQVSSMSNIRFKHYDFDTDVHTAEQIRNKLNCILEMRSSDIRREFLHQRVRKQEKQQAKRQLKL, encoded by the coding sequence ATGGCTACCTATTCCAACCAGCACTGGCTGCTCTCGCACATACGCAACTCGTTCATATCCACGGATGATACGGGCATCTGCGAGACGGTAATGCTGAGTGACGATATGCCGAAGCATTACCTGAGGAGATTTCAAACTGCCACAACTACTATGGATGCACACAGACGCAGCGGTCACCGTCCACCCCAGGCGacacagcagcaacgcaaCTCGGTGCCCAAAACCCCAGACACTGCCACACAATCCTCGCAACGCTCCGCGCCTCTCCAACATATGGTCCCGCCTAGGATTGCGGATCCGCCATTGCAAGAAGTGGACTTCTATTGCTATCCAGGCCTGGATCTAAGCGATGATGAGGACTTGGATATGTCGACGCATTCGTTCGATATACAAATGTACCCCGAGGTAGGCGCTCATCGATTTCGTTCAAATACGGCGCAGAAACTGGAAAAACTGGACATTGCAAAGCGTAAGGCGGCTCGCATCAAAAGTGTAAACTACAACGAGGAAGTGTTACCTCCTGATCGCCAGGATTTCTTTGTGAGAAAGCCAGTTAACGGACGTCCTGCGGAGAAACCTTCAACAtccacagcaactgcaacagtgACGAAAGCAGAGAAAACCAGCGAGGATGATCTTTCCGATGAGGGGGTAAAGAGCAAGTTGAGCGAGCAGCTTGCCAAGAGTCccaagcaaacacaaaatcGATTCATTCAATATGCGCGCTTTGACGGCACCGCCCAGGTAGGCATGCCCACAAAGCGCATCAATGTATATGTCAATATGCTGCCCGAGCCGGAACGCAATTATCCGCTCAAAATATGTGTGCTTTCCACGGCCAAGATCATCGAGGTGATCGGCCTCGTTTGCTACAAAACTACCCTACAGTATCCAGATGCAGTGCAGCTCAAGTCTGTGCAGCACTACGCATTATATATGACGGAAGACAACGATGACATGGATGATTTTCCGCCCCTAGACAATCGTGAGCCCTGCTCCAAATTCGGTTTCTCACATCTGACGCTGGCTGAGCGTCGTCCACTGGCGCCCGTTACCCGCATCGATTACCAGCAAGGCACTAAATCCATCACATCCATGGACGACAAGGCGGCTGTCGCGGCAGCGCGTGCTCTGGAGAACATCAATCTCAATGGCGATGTGACTGATGGTGCTGCTGGAACAGGTGATGGCGGAGACAGTCCCCAGGATCATGTCAAAGAGTATGAGAAGCGTCTGTTGAACCACAATGATATGCTGGAGGCGCCCATGCATCGCACTTATCGTCTAAGCATCATTGACAAGCGTTTCTTCAAATGCGACGTAACGCTCAGCGTGTCCGGAGAACGCATCGAGATTGATCAGCATAAAAACGCTAAGTTCTGGGCACAAAGGAAGCCCGTCTCGACACCCATCGATTTGGTGGCGCATTGCGAGATTGTGGAGCAACGACAATTGAAAGCACTGCTGCGCATTTGGTTGAAATCGAACTCTTCGAGCGGCATGTCTTCCAGCTGCACGTCGGCACCGATCAGCGCCAGCATTACATCGCTCAATGCGGGCAACAACACCACGGGCATTGCCCATTCGCCCGGTAGTCCCGGCCACTATCCGTCGCACAGCTCGCACTCGCCCTTTGGACAGGTTAGCAGCATGTCGAACATACGGTTCAAGCACTATGACTTCGATACGGATGTGCATACGGCGGAGCAGATACGCAACAAACTCAACTGCATCCTTGAGATGCGCTCCAGCGACATACGACGCGAGTTCCTGCACCAGCGTGTGCGCAAACAGGAGAAACAGCAGGCAAAGCGGCAGCTgaaattgtag
- the LOC133841730 gene encoding zinc finger protein 239, giving the protein MAGIPGEFDETVVNQFSCKRCDRTFKSKRDQTLHRQEVHNHNKTTYECKLCSKSFCNSGNLDRHMKVHNDVRPFVCNLCSKAFAQAVNLQRHYAVHSGERPYQCNFCNKSFTQQSNMKRHKMTHTGEKPFRCQRCGRYFSQLVNLKKHKLGHLNAKPYQCNYCEKGFTQLSNFKRHLQSHIKEGVDVDVPGAIQAATAMARERLEAEQKPSFFECMVCRAIFETFGDYEKHEAKCHEDHERAQIEANQIPHMHTDDYLPMKFSVPDLDTHEIIIETTH; this is encoded by the exons ATGGCGGGCATCCCGGGTGAATTCGATGAGACGGTGGTCAATCAGTTTAGCTGCAAGCGTTGCGACCGC ACGTTCAAAAGTAAACGCGACCAAACGCTGCACCGTCAGGAGGtgcacaaccacaacaaaactACCTATGAGTGCAAGTTGTGCTCCAAGAGTTTCTGCAACAGCGGCAACCTGGATCGCCACATGAAGGTGCACAACGATGTGCGACCATTTGTTTGTAACTTATGCTCCAAGGCCTTTGCGCAGGCGGTTAATCTGCAGCGACACTATGCCGTGCACAGTGGCGAGCGTCCATATCAATGCAACTTTTGCAACAAATCCTTCACGCAGCAGAGCAACATGAAGCGCCACAAAATGACACACACCGGCGAAAAACCGTTCCGATGCCAGAGATGTGGCCGCTACTTCTCACAGTTGGTCAACCTGAAGAAGCACAAGTTGGGGCATCTAAATGCCAAGCCTTATCAATGCAACTACTGTGAGAAGGGTTTCACTCAGCTCTCCAACTTCAAACGGCATCTGCAGTCGCATATCAAGGAAGGCGTCGACGTGGATGTACCCGGTGCAATACAAGCAGCTACGGCCATGGCGAGGGAGCGTCTAGAGGCAGAGCAGAAACC AAGTTTCTTTGAGTGCATGGTCTGTCGTGCCATTTTCGAAACGTTTGGCGACTATGAGAAGCATGAAGCCAAATGCCATGAAGACCATGAACGGGCCCAGATAGAGGCTAATCAAATACCGCATATGCATACGGACGATTACTTGCCCATGAAGTTTTCGGTGCCTGATCTGGATACGCACGAGATAATTATTGAGACTACACATTAG
- the LOC133841731 gene encoding uncharacterized protein LOC133841731: MVLFEGSFDVCQYLRDRRMSNKLAQSVFQNMARDSNMPKECPFHEGPLYFHNVYALDNLPAFLPEMDFTMFITFFEPNTTNESHIKLKGSLLESNRARYKIWP; this comes from the exons atggTGTTATTCGAAGGATCTTTCGATGTTTGTCAATATCTACGGGATCGACGAATGTCGAATAAATTGGCTCAAAGTGTTTTTCAAAACATGGCTAGAGACAGTAATATGCCAAAGGAGTGTCCTTTCCATGAG GGTCCGCTTTATTTCCACAATGTCTACGCATTGGATAATTTACCTGCTTTTCTGCCCGAAATGGACTTTACGATGTTCATTACGTTCTTCGAGCCCAATACAACAAATGAGTCGCATATTAAGCTTAAGGGAAGCCTTCTAGAGTCTAATAGAGCACGCTATAAAATATGGCCATGA